In a single window of the Bradyrhizobium sp. ORS 285 genome:
- a CDS encoding L,D-transpeptidase, which translates to MRITLFAVAGFALLSATPALAKVDITVDKNNQIMTVAVDGVERYRWPVSTGIPSRETPNGTFRAFRMEADHFSKEFDDAPMPHSIFFTKVGHAIHGTDSEGRLGTPASHGCVRLSKANATTLYDLVQKDGVLNTTVTLTGSAEVALARNPRRGTAVARRDTQPQQYDDNGEPVVLTPQPQLLPGRQVVPQQRPDDGYIYPADGSDNGVRYPAPRGTSRRVYDAQAYPQQYDYDSGNPSYAQPRYYQPRQYYQPRGYYTYQD; encoded by the coding sequence ATGCGTATCACTCTTTTTGCGGTTGCCGGCTTCGCCTTGCTGTCCGCCACGCCGGCGCTCGCCAAGGTCGACATCACTGTCGACAAGAACAACCAGATCATGACCGTGGCGGTCGATGGTGTCGAACGCTACCGCTGGCCGGTCTCGACCGGCATCCCCTCGCGCGAGACGCCGAACGGCACCTTCCGTGCCTTCCGCATGGAGGCCGACCACTTCTCGAAGGAATTCGACGACGCGCCGATGCCGCATTCGATCTTCTTCACCAAGGTCGGGCATGCGATCCACGGCACCGATTCGGAAGGCCGGCTCGGCACGCCCGCCTCTCACGGCTGCGTCCGGCTGTCGAAGGCGAATGCCACGACGCTCTACGACCTGGTGCAGAAGGACGGCGTGCTCAACACCACGGTGACCCTGACCGGATCGGCGGAAGTGGCGCTGGCGCGCAATCCGCGCCGCGGCACCGCCGTGGCCCGACGCGACACCCAGCCGCAGCAATATGACGACAATGGCGAGCCGGTGGTACTGACGCCGCAGCCGCAATTGCTGCCGGGACGCCAGGTCGTGCCGCAGCAGCGCCCGGATGACGGCTACATCTACCCGGCCGACGGCAGCGACAATGGCGTGCGCTATCCGGCGCCGCGCGGCACCAGCCGCCGGGTGTACGATGCGCAGGCCTATCCGCAGCAGTACGACTACGACAGCGGCAATCCGAGCTACGCGCAGCCGCGCTATTACCAGCCGCGCCAATATTACCAGCCGCGCGGCTACTACACCTATCAGGATTGA
- a CDS encoding ABC transporter permease → MQKKDLSLLVLILVVGAVVAFINPRFLLVGNLSNTANQVGMFGIFSIAEAFVIIVGGIELAVGSVIALLGVLFIDLIVNRDVDWILAFALIILGGVAIGTIHGTLVTKMKIQPFVVTLCGLLIYRGAARYYTEDATAGFGYGASFPMLEWLTAGRTNVLGFPLPHSIVALVIVAGVAWVVLHRSVYGRYFYAVGKNDEAARYSGIRSDRVTIAAYVICGGLTALAAVLLAMYTRSISPAVHGSFYELYAIAAAVLGGCSLRGGEGSIIGVVLGTILLQVLQNLVNLLGIPSSLNFAVMGTVILIGVLADQYLVQRRKRAPVARGQASADTAPATLERASAE, encoded by the coding sequence GTGCAGAAGAAAGATCTCAGCCTGCTGGTCCTGATCCTGGTGGTCGGCGCCGTAGTGGCCTTCATCAACCCGCGCTTCCTGCTGGTCGGCAATCTCTCCAACACTGCCAACCAGGTCGGCATGTTCGGCATCTTCTCGATCGCGGAAGCCTTTGTCATCATCGTCGGCGGCATCGAGCTGGCGGTCGGATCTGTCATCGCGCTGCTCGGCGTGCTGTTCATCGACCTGATCGTCAATCGCGACGTCGACTGGATCCTGGCCTTCGCGCTCATCATCCTCGGTGGTGTCGCGATCGGCACCATTCACGGCACGCTCGTCACCAAGATGAAGATTCAGCCGTTCGTCGTGACCCTGTGCGGGCTGCTGATCTATCGCGGTGCCGCCCGCTACTATACCGAGGACGCGACCGCCGGCTTCGGCTACGGCGCGAGCTTCCCGATGCTGGAATGGTTGACCGCGGGGCGCACCAATGTGCTCGGCTTCCCGCTGCCGCACAGCATCGTCGCGCTTGTGATCGTGGCGGGGGTTGCGTGGGTGGTCCTGCACCGCTCGGTCTATGGCCGCTATTTCTATGCAGTGGGAAAGAACGACGAGGCGGCGCGCTATTCCGGCATTCGTTCCGATCGCGTCACCATCGCAGCCTATGTGATCTGCGGCGGATTGACCGCGCTCGCGGCCGTGCTGCTCGCGATGTACACCCGCTCGATCTCGCCGGCGGTGCACGGCTCGTTCTATGAGCTCTACGCGATTGCAGCTGCGGTGCTCGGCGGCTGCTCGCTGCGCGGCGGCGAGGGCTCGATCATCGGCGTCGTCCTCGGCACGATCCTGCTGCAGGTGCTGCAGAACCTGGTCAATCTGCTGGGCATTCCGAGCTCGCTGAATTTCGCGGTGATGGGCACGGTGATCCTGATCGGCGTGCTCGCCGATCAATATCTCGTGCAGCGCCGCAAGCGTGCGCCGGTGGCGCGAGGGCAGGCGAGTGCGGACACCGCGCCCGCCACGCTCGAGCGCGCCAGCGCCGAATGA
- a CDS encoding sugar ABC transporter ATP-binding protein: MSGPFLELIDIGKTYPGVVALDHVSLSVAPGEVIALLGENGAGKSTLMRVLGGVVPPSSGTLRIDGVDRTSYTVTDAIAAGIAFVHQELNLFDNLDVAGNVFIGREPVFGGPLRLIDRATLRAKVRPLIARLAADFEPDTPLAELSLAQRQLVEIIKALSLNARCVIMDEPTSSLTLSETERLMQVIAGLKADGVSVIFITHRLNEVVQCADRAVVLRDGRTVGTLTRGELNPAAMIRLMIGRDLRSRYVPPATLPGDTVLNVVDAVTSTYPRRAVSLQLRRGEILGLAGLVGSGRTELARAIFGVEPLLAGNISLDGEPVRITEPRAAIDRGIYLIPEDRKGCGLLLDFPIAENISLPDLASYASLGLVDRSRETDNADRQRERLKIRAPDVKMQVGTLSGGNQQKVVLAKWLSMRPKVLIFDEPTRGIDVGAKQEIYDMLRRLADAGVAILMISSDMEEVIGVSDRIAVMHEGRISGFLERGAFSEHNVLQLAVGHTI; encoded by the coding sequence GTGTCCGGGCCTTTTCTCGAGCTGATCGATATCGGCAAGACCTATCCTGGCGTGGTCGCCCTCGACCACGTCAGCCTGTCGGTCGCGCCCGGTGAGGTGATCGCCTTGCTCGGCGAGAACGGCGCCGGCAAGTCAACGTTGATGCGCGTGCTCGGCGGCGTCGTGCCGCCGAGCAGCGGCACCCTTCGTATCGATGGCGTCGACCGCACCAGCTACACCGTGACGGATGCGATCGCGGCCGGCATCGCCTTCGTGCACCAGGAACTGAACCTGTTCGACAACCTCGACGTCGCGGGCAACGTCTTCATCGGCCGCGAGCCGGTATTTGGCGGACCGCTGCGGCTGATCGACCGCGCGACGCTGCGCGCCAAGGTGCGGCCGCTGATCGCGCGCCTTGCTGCGGACTTCGAGCCGGACACGCCGCTTGCGGAGCTGTCGCTGGCGCAGCGGCAGCTGGTCGAGATCATCAAGGCGCTGTCGCTCAACGCCCGCTGCGTCATCATGGACGAGCCGACCTCGAGCCTCACCCTGTCGGAGACCGAGCGGCTGATGCAGGTCATCGCCGGCCTCAAGGCCGACGGTGTCAGCGTCATCTTCATCACCCACCGCCTGAACGAGGTGGTGCAATGCGCCGACCGTGCCGTCGTGCTGCGCGACGGCCGCACTGTCGGCACGTTGACGCGCGGCGAACTCAATCCCGCGGCGATGATCCGGCTGATGATCGGCCGGGACCTGCGGTCGCGCTACGTGCCGCCGGCTACGCTGCCGGGCGATACTGTCCTCAATGTCGTCGATGCCGTCACGTCCACCTATCCACGCCGGGCCGTGAGCCTGCAACTGCGCCGCGGGGAGATCCTCGGCCTTGCCGGGCTTGTCGGCTCCGGACGGACCGAGCTCGCGCGCGCCATCTTCGGTGTCGAACCCTTGTTGGCCGGCAATATCAGCCTCGATGGCGAGCCCGTTCGCATCACCGAGCCGCGCGCGGCGATCGACCGCGGCATCTATCTCATTCCGGAAGACCGCAAAGGCTGCGGCCTGCTGCTCGACTTCCCGATTGCCGAGAATATCTCCCTGCCGGATCTCGCGTCCTACGCAAGCCTGGGGCTCGTGGACAGGTCTCGCGAGACCGACAATGCCGACCGCCAGCGCGAGCGCCTCAAGATCAGGGCACCCGACGTCAAGATGCAGGTCGGCACCTTGTCCGGCGGCAACCAGCAGAAGGTCGTGCTTGCGAAATGGCTGTCGATGCGGCCGAAGGTCCTGATCTTCGACGAGCCGACGCGCGGCATCGATGTCGGGGCCAAGCAGGAGATCTACGACATGCTGCGGCGGCTCGCCGATGCCGGCGTCGCCATTCTGATGATCTCGAGCGACATGGAAGAGGTGATCGGCGTGAGCGACCGCATCGCCGTCATGCATGAAGGGCGGATTTCCGGTTTCCTGGAGCGCGGCGCGTTCAGCGAGCACAATGTGCTGCAGCTCGCCGTCGGTCACACCATCTGA
- a CDS encoding sugar-binding protein, whose translation MKRLWMAGASALLAMAIGVGSAGAADKKVLAFVVNGASDFWKIAEAGVKKAQGELPDYNLQLKYPEQAAAAVQQRMLDDLVAAGAAGIMVSAVDPKNQTEHLNKIAGQTVLFTTDSDAPQSKRIAYIGSSNTELGKDAGKLMLKALPNGGKCVGFVGLLGADNARERIEGVKETIKGSKVELVDVRGDEIDQTRAKRNVEDILAAMPDVSCLVGFYSYNTPRIYEVLKEAGKLGKIKIIGFDEDPITLGGVKDGAIEGTVVQQPYEWGYQGMKLMAKVVQGDKSGVPANGIIIVPGKVIDKANVEDFMAQMKSMLKK comes from the coding sequence ATGAAGCGTCTTTGGATGGCTGGTGCGTCTGCTCTGTTGGCGATGGCGATCGGCGTCGGCTCGGCAGGAGCCGCTGACAAGAAGGTCCTGGCGTTCGTGGTCAACGGCGCGTCCGACTTCTGGAAGATCGCCGAGGCCGGCGTGAAGAAGGCGCAGGGCGAACTGCCCGACTACAATCTGCAGCTCAAATATCCGGAGCAGGCCGCCGCCGCCGTGCAGCAGCGGATGCTGGATGACCTCGTCGCCGCCGGCGCGGCCGGCATCATGGTGAGCGCGGTCGATCCGAAGAACCAGACCGAGCACCTCAACAAGATCGCCGGACAGACGGTGCTGTTCACCACCGACAGCGACGCGCCGCAGTCGAAGCGCATCGCCTATATCGGCTCCTCCAACACCGAGCTCGGCAAGGATGCCGGCAAGCTGATGCTGAAGGCGCTGCCGAATGGCGGCAAATGCGTCGGCTTCGTCGGCCTGCTCGGCGCCGACAATGCGCGCGAGCGCATCGAGGGCGTCAAGGAGACGATCAAGGGCTCGAAGGTCGAACTGGTCGACGTCCGCGGCGACGAGATCGACCAGACCCGCGCCAAGCGCAACGTCGAGGACATTCTGGCCGCGATGCCGGACGTCAGCTGCCTGGTCGGCTTCTACTCCTACAACACGCCGCGCATCTATGAGGTGCTGAAGGAGGCCGGCAAGCTCGGCAAGATCAAGATCATCGGCTTCGACGAGGATCCAATCACGCTCGGCGGCGTCAAGGACGGCGCGATCGAGGGCACTGTCGTGCAGCAGCCCTATGAGTGGGGCTATCAGGGCATGAAGCTGATGGCCAAGGTCGTGCAGGGCGACAAGTCCGGCGTTCCGGCCAACGGCATCATCATCGTGCCCGGCAAGGTCATCGACAAGGCCAACGTCGAGGACTTCATGGCGCAGATGAAGTCGATGCTCAAGAAGTGA
- a CDS encoding spermidine synthase has translation MTSIASPAAVAQPSAARNRLVLVVYTAAIFVSALLLFSVQPLFTKMVLPRLGGSPAVWSVAMVFFQALLLAGYAYAHVLTQLRSRVIPVAIHLLLLGFALLSLPLSIAGHWGDPPTSGYAVWLLGLFAASIGLPFFALAANNPLLQAWFVRTGHPSGPDPYFLYASSNIGSFLALLSYPLLIEPIFSLRTQNLIWAGGYGLLIALIAGCGVLLLRSPVTVASLLQNDVTDAPAPRWLLRLRWIFLAAVPSGLLIAVTAHISTDVAAAPLLWVLPLSLYLLTWVLVFQSRPLLPHKWMLALQPLAIAGVVVLLAFGGEQNLALTLGGHQLCFFIIAMACHGELARTRPAAKYLTGFYVALSFGGMVGGLFAGLIAPFTFSWVAEYPILLAFAALCRPGVTERWPQLTRWYWIVLAAIAIALLVPAGMTGKVTTYLEDHRVYVAGAVGVLAALLALLLNGDRWKVFATAALALVLIRAYPADDGRVETVRSFFGVHKIVVTSDGHYHVLMHGTTIHGAQKYLNADGSKVTGRPEPITYYHKDGGIGRAITAIRERKGAPLKVAVIGVGSGTLTCAAEPGEEWKYFEIDQTMVDTASDPKYFSYIKNCAPDFKPVIGDARLTFAKEPDGVYDLIIVDAYSSDAIPIHLATEEAMAIYKAKLAPQGAVVMHVSNRHLELESVVVGIADANDMKSWVYNEDSGRDDEYIFATDVVVSAREEADVGKLASSNKWTETEPTDGERVWTDDYSNILGAVYRRLRDGE, from the coding sequence ATGACCTCAATCGCCTCGCCCGCCGCCGTCGCCCAGCCCTCCGCCGCCCGCAACCGGCTGGTCCTCGTCGTCTATACCGCCGCGATCTTCGTCAGCGCGCTGCTGCTGTTCTCGGTGCAGCCGCTGTTCACCAAGATGGTGCTGCCGCGGCTCGGCGGCTCGCCGGCGGTGTGGTCGGTGGCGATGGTGTTCTTCCAGGCCCTGCTGCTCGCCGGCTACGCCTACGCGCATGTCCTCACTCAGTTGCGCAGCCGGGTGATCCCGGTGGCGATCCATCTCCTGCTGCTCGGCTTCGCGCTGCTCAGCCTGCCGCTGTCGATCGCGGGGCATTGGGGCGATCCGCCGACATCGGGCTATGCGGTCTGGCTGCTCGGGCTGTTCGCGGCCTCGATCGGCCTGCCGTTCTTCGCGCTCGCCGCCAACAATCCGCTGCTGCAGGCCTGGTTCGTACGTACGGGGCATCCATCGGGACCCGATCCATACTTTCTCTACGCCTCGTCGAACATCGGCAGCTTCCTGGCGCTGTTGTCCTATCCGCTGCTGATCGAGCCGATCTTCAGCCTGCGCACGCAGAACCTGATCTGGGCCGGTGGCTATGGCCTGCTGATCGCGCTGATCGCCGGCTGCGGCGTGCTGCTGTTGCGATCGCCCGTGACGGTGGCGAGCCTGCTGCAGAATGATGTCACCGACGCGCCGGCGCCACGCTGGCTGCTGCGGCTGCGCTGGATCTTCCTCGCAGCGGTGCCTTCGGGGCTGCTGATCGCGGTGACCGCGCACATCTCGACTGACGTCGCTGCCGCGCCGCTGCTTTGGGTGTTGCCGCTGTCGCTTTATCTGCTCACCTGGGTGCTGGTGTTCCAGTCGCGGCCGCTGCTGCCGCACAAATGGATGCTGGCGCTGCAGCCGCTCGCAATCGCCGGCGTCGTCGTGCTGCTTGCCTTCGGCGGCGAGCAGAATCTCGCGCTGACGCTCGGCGGCCACCAGCTCTGCTTCTTCATCATCGCGATGGCCTGTCATGGCGAGCTCGCGCGCACGCGGCCGGCCGCGAAATATCTCACCGGCTTCTATGTCGCGCTGTCGTTCGGCGGCATGGTCGGCGGCCTGTTCGCCGGGCTGATCGCGCCGTTCACCTTCTCCTGGGTGGCCGAATATCCCATCCTGCTCGCATTCGCCGCGCTGTGCCGTCCGGGGGTGACCGAGCGCTGGCCGCAGCTGACGCGCTGGTATTGGATCGTGCTGGCCGCGATCGCCATCGCCCTGCTGGTTCCGGCTGGGATGACCGGCAAGGTCACGACCTATCTCGAGGATCATCGCGTCTATGTCGCCGGCGCCGTCGGCGTGCTCGCGGCGCTGCTCGCGCTGCTGCTCAACGGGGACCGCTGGAAGGTGTTCGCGACGGCCGCGCTCGCGCTGGTGCTGATCCGCGCCTATCCGGCCGATGATGGCCGCGTCGAGACCGTTCGCAGCTTCTTCGGCGTGCACAAGATCGTGGTCACCTCCGATGGACATTATCACGTGCTGATGCACGGCACGACGATCCACGGCGCGCAGAAATATCTCAACGCTGACGGTTCCAAGGTCACCGGCCGTCCCGAGCCGATCACCTATTATCACAAGGATGGCGGCATCGGCCGCGCCATCACCGCGATCCGCGAGCGCAAGGGCGCGCCGCTCAAAGTCGCCGTGATCGGCGTCGGCTCGGGCACGCTGACCTGCGCAGCGGAGCCGGGCGAGGAGTGGAAGTATTTCGAGATCGACCAGACCATGGTCGATACCGCCAGCGACCCGAAATATTTCAGCTACATCAAGAACTGTGCGCCGGACTTCAAGCCGGTCATCGGCGATGCGAGACTCACCTTCGCCAAGGAGCCGGACGGCGTCTACGACCTCATCATCGTCGATGCCTATTCGTCCGATGCGATCCCGATCCACCTCGCGACCGAGGAGGCGATGGCGATCTACAAGGCCAAGCTGGCGCCGCAGGGCGCTGTGGTGATGCACGTCTCCAACCGTCATCTCGAACTGGAGAGCGTCGTGGTCGGCATCGCCGACGCCAACGACATGAAGAGCTGGGTCTACAACGAGGACTCCGGCCGCGACGACGAGTACATCTTTGCCACCGACGTCGTCGTCAGCGCGCGCGAGGAGGCCGATGTCGGCAAGCTCGCCTCGTCCAACAAATGGACCGAGACCGAGCCCACCGATGGCGAACGGGTCTGGACCGACGATTATTCGAACATCCTCGGCGCCGTGTATCGGCGCCTCCGCGACGGAGAATAG
- a CDS encoding NAD(P)/FAD-dependent oxidoreductase, whose product MNETDVIIIGAGHNGLTCAAYLAKAGLRVHVVERRKVIGGAAVTEEFHPGFRNSVASYTVSLLNPRVISDLRLHEHGLEIVERRAQNFLPSPDGRYLLTGEGRTQASVARLSPGDAEAIGPFSARLEAIADVLRSLVLRAPPNLVAQFGLPAIREAFNALGTANTLRALSLEQQRDLLDLFTRSAGEMLDEIFETDLVKALFGFDAIVGNYASPYAAGSAYVMLHHAFGEVNGKKGVWGHAIGGMGAITQAMGRALKELGTLVEVDSGVREVIVERDRAVGVVFEDGRTLRARYVVANVNPKLLYTRLVPAGALPAPFLSRIRNWRNGSGTFRMNVALSRLPSFSALPGEGDHLSAGIILAPSLGYMDQAYLDARAHGWSRDPVVELLIPSTLDATLAPAGQHVASLFCQHVAPELPDGRSWDDHRDEVADLMIATVDRYAPGFAASVIGRQVLSPLDLERQFGLLGGDIFHGALSLNQLFSARPMLGHADYRSPLKGLYHCGSGSHPGGGVTGAPGHNAAQAILADHRALFG is encoded by the coding sequence ATGAACGAAACCGACGTCATCATCATCGGCGCGGGCCATAATGGCCTCACCTGTGCCGCCTATCTCGCCAAAGCGGGGCTGCGCGTGCATGTGGTCGAACGCCGCAAGGTGATCGGCGGCGCCGCCGTGACCGAGGAATTTCACCCGGGCTTCCGAAACTCCGTCGCGTCCTACACGGTGAGCCTGCTCAATCCGCGCGTGATCTCCGACCTCCGGCTGCATGAGCATGGCCTGGAGATCGTCGAGCGCCGCGCGCAGAACTTCCTGCCCTCCCCTGATGGCCGCTATCTGCTGACCGGCGAGGGCCGCACCCAGGCCTCAGTCGCCCGCCTCAGCCCTGGTGATGCCGAGGCGATCGGCCCGTTCTCGGCGCGGCTGGAGGCGATTGCGGATGTGCTGCGCAGCCTCGTGCTGCGGGCGCCGCCGAACCTCGTGGCGCAGTTCGGGCTGCCTGCGATTCGCGAGGCGTTCAATGCGCTCGGCACCGCCAATACGCTGCGCGCGCTGTCGTTGGAGCAGCAGCGCGACCTGCTCGATCTGTTCACACGGTCCGCCGGCGAAATGCTCGACGAGATCTTCGAGACCGACCTGGTCAAGGCACTGTTCGGCTTCGACGCCATCGTCGGCAACTATGCCAGCCCCTACGCAGCCGGCTCGGCCTATGTGATGCTGCACCACGCCTTCGGCGAGGTGAACGGCAAGAAGGGCGTCTGGGGCCATGCCATCGGCGGCATGGGCGCGATCACCCAGGCGATGGGCCGGGCGCTGAAGGAGCTGGGCACGCTGGTGGAGGTCGACAGCGGTGTCCGCGAAGTGATTGTCGAGCGCGACCGCGCCGTCGGTGTCGTGTTCGAGGACGGCCGTACGCTGCGCGCCCGCTACGTCGTCGCCAACGTCAATCCGAAGCTGCTCTACACCCGGCTGGTGCCGGCCGGCGCCCTGCCCGCGCCCTTCCTCAGCCGCATCCGCAACTGGCGCAATGGCTCGGGCACCTTCCGCATGAACGTGGCGCTCAGCCGGCTGCCCTCGTTCAGCGCGCTGCCCGGCGAGGGCGATCACCTCTCCGCCGGCATCATCCTGGCGCCCAGCCTGGGTTATATGGACCAAGCCTATTTGGATGCGCGGGCGCATGGCTGGAGCCGCGATCCCGTCGTCGAGTTGCTGATCCCGTCCACGCTCGATGCTACGCTGGCGCCGGCCGGACAGCACGTCGCCAGCCTGTTCTGCCAGCACGTCGCGCCGGAGCTGCCGGACGGCCGCTCCTGGGACGATCATCGCGACGAGGTGGCCGATCTCATGATCGCGACCGTCGACCGCTACGCGCCGGGCTTCGCGGCCAGCGTCATCGGGCGTCAGGTGCTGTCACCGCTCGACCTCGAGCGACAGTTCGGGCTGCTTGGCGGCGACATCTTCCACGGCGCCCTCTCGCTGAACCAGCTGTTCTCGGCCCGTCCGATGCTGGGCCACGCCGATTATCGCTCGCCGCTGAAGGGCCTCTACCATTGCGGCTCCGGCAGCCATCCGGGCGGCGGCGTCACCGGCGCGCCCGGCCACAATGCGGCGCAGGCGATCCTGGCCGACCATCGCGCCTTGTTCGGTTGA
- a CDS encoding Flp family type IVb pilin has translation MKSIVLKFLRDESGATAIEYGLIAAGISLAIIAAVNGLGSSLSSKFDSINSSLK, from the coding sequence ATGAAGAGCATTGTTCTGAAGTTCTTGCGCGACGAATCCGGTGCCACCGCGATCGAATACGGTCTAATCGCAGCCGGCATCTCCCTGGCGATCATCGCGGCCGTCAATGGACTGGGCTCTTCGCTCAGCAGCAAGTTCGACTCCATCAACTCGTCGTTGAAATAA
- a CDS encoding 50S ribosomal protein L11 methyltransferase encodes MTSAAPPATYKATFTVADEATARPAVDVLTEVFFEGDAAVAAFERPDGQWDVTVHFADPPDQALVRELVGGAAGAAVAENLTFEAVEAKDWVKASLDDLVPVPAGRFMVHGQHDRDRVPGNKLGIEIEAALAFGTGHHGTTRACLLLLDHVLKRWAPRHVLDLGTGTGVLAIAAAKATRRSVLASDIDAPSVRVARDNARLNGAGPLVQVIRATGFAAAEFGEAGPFDLVLANILANPLRQLAAPMQRHLAPGAFVILSGLLTPQARAVLAAYRARGLVPVRHLRIEGWSSLLLQKQ; translated from the coding sequence ATGACCTCAGCCGCGCCTCCTGCGACCTACAAGGCGACCTTCACGGTTGCGGACGAAGCCACCGCGCGGCCGGCGGTGGACGTCCTGACCGAAGTGTTCTTCGAGGGCGACGCCGCGGTCGCCGCCTTCGAGCGGCCGGATGGCCAGTGGGACGTCACGGTCCACTTTGCCGACCCGCCGGACCAGGCGCTGGTGCGCGAGCTCGTCGGCGGTGCGGCGGGAGCCGCCGTGGCCGAAAACCTGACCTTCGAGGCGGTTGAGGCCAAGGACTGGGTCAAAGCCAGCCTGGATGACCTCGTCCCCGTCCCGGCGGGCCGCTTCATGGTCCATGGCCAGCATGATCGCGACCGGGTGCCCGGGAACAAGCTCGGCATCGAGATCGAGGCGGCGCTCGCGTTCGGCACCGGCCATCACGGCACCACGCGCGCCTGCCTGCTGCTGCTCGACCACGTTCTGAAGCGCTGGGCGCCGCGCCACGTGCTCGACCTCGGCACCGGAACCGGCGTGCTGGCGATCGCGGCCGCCAAGGCGACCCGCCGCTCCGTGCTGGCCAGCGACATCGATGCGCCCTCGGTCAGGGTCGCGCGGGACAATGCCCGGCTCAATGGCGCAGGTCCACTGGTGCAGGTGATCCGCGCGACGGGCTTTGCCGCGGCCGAATTTGGCGAAGCCGGCCCGTTCGACCTGGTGCTGGCGAATATTCTCGCCAACCCGTTGCGGCAGCTGGCGGCACCGATGCAGCGCCACCTCGCGCCCGGCGCCTTCGTGATCCTGTCAGGCCTGTTGACGCCGCAGGCACGCGCCGTGCTCGCCGCGTATCGCGCACGCGGCCTGGTTCCGGTCAGGCATCTCAGGATCGAGGGCTGGAGCAGCCTGTTGCTGCAGAAGCAGTGA